A DNA window from Deltaproteobacteria bacterium contains the following coding sequences:
- a CDS encoding ABC transporter permease: MNSIIVIAGNTFREVIRDRILYGLVVFAVMLLLLSLALGQLSFDENLRLSANFGFTGIHIAVIVLAVFVGSSLVSKEIEKQTILTLLARPISRAEFILGKAFGLLLVLKVVAFGLALILSIFLALLDFSFTPVYLFAVAGILFEAAVLLSFAIFFGSFARPMMTVVFTVSVFLLGHWVETLHYFITRSQNDTFKVIGTVISYIIPNLESFNWREAPVYGINVEFSQVGMAFGSAMGWVTLLVAATVLIFRRRDFV, from the coding sequence ATGAACTCGATCATCGTAATTGCCGGAAATACTTTTCGGGAAGTTATTCGCGACCGAATTCTTTATGGCCTAGTTGTTTTTGCCGTTATGCTTTTATTGCTCTCGCTTGCCCTCGGGCAGCTTTCTTTTGATGAAAACTTGAGGCTGTCGGCCAATTTTGGATTTACTGGCATCCACATTGCGGTGATCGTGCTTGCGGTTTTTGTAGGTAGCAGCCTTGTGTCCAAGGAAATCGAAAAGCAAACCATTCTTACCCTTCTCGCGCGGCCAATTTCGAGAGCCGAATTTATTTTAGGTAAGGCGTTCGGACTTCTTTTGGTTTTAAAGGTTGTGGCCTTTGGACTTGCGCTTATACTTTCAATCTTTCTAGCGTTGCTAGATTTCAGTTTTACCCCTGTCTACTTATTCGCGGTCGCAGGAATTCTTTTTGAGGCAGCAGTTCTCTTGTCGTTCGCAATTTTCTTCGGCTCTTTCGCTCGGCCCATGATGACGGTCGTGTTTACAGTTTCGGTATTTCTTCTCGGGCATTGGGTAGAAACGCTTCACTATTTTATTACCAGATCTCAGAACGACACTTTTAAAGTAATCGGTACTGTCATCAGCTATATCATTCCGAACCTTGAATCCTTTAATTGGCGGGAAGCCCCGGTCTACGGAATCAATGTAGAGTTCAGTCAAGTTGGAATGGCTTTTGGTTCGGCAATGGGTTGGGTGACTCTTTTGGTTGCGGCAACTGTGTTGATTTTCAGGAGACGTGACTTTGTTTGA
- a CDS encoding prepilin peptidase gives MGACFGSFANVVIYRLPAGLSVVRPGSYCWSCNTPIKLRHNLPILGWFLLRGRCANCKTKYSFRYPAVEILMAALFGFAFFQIGWNWSLIEALVFVFGLVTVSFIDLDHMILPDKFTLPGIVIGLLGAFLNPEREFLSSLYGVLLGGGFLWAIAYLYALVRKREGMGGGDIKLLAWIGAVLGWKSVPFVILVASIFGSIIGVCAMLFTKKSKTEPESESATQPDSFAIPFGPFLATAALVYLLFDGERVIAWYLELHKL, from the coding sequence ATGGGCGCATGTTTTGGGAGCTTCGCGAACGTTGTTATTTATAGACTCCCCGCGGGCTTAAGCGTCGTTCGCCCCGGTTCCTATTGCTGGTCGTGCAACACGCCAATCAAGCTGCGACACAATTTGCCAATTCTTGGTTGGTTTCTTTTGCGAGGGCGTTGCGCCAACTGCAAAACTAAGTATTCCTTCCGCTACCCTGCGGTTGAGATCCTGATGGCTGCGCTTTTTGGTTTCGCATTTTTTCAGATCGGCTGGAACTGGTCGTTAATTGAAGCCTTGGTTTTTGTTTTTGGTCTTGTAACAGTAAGTTTTATCGATCTTGATCATATGATTTTGCCCGACAAGTTCACCTTGCCCGGAATCGTGATCGGACTGCTCGGCGCTTTTTTGAATCCTGAGCGAGAATTTCTAAGTTCCTTGTACGGTGTTTTGTTAGGCGGCGGTTTTTTGTGGGCTATCGCCTACCTTTACGCGCTCGTTCGAAAGCGAGAAGGCATGGGTGGGGGAGATATAAAGCTTTTAGCCTGGATCGGCGCAGTTCTCGGCTGGAAGTCTGTTCCATTTGTTATTTTGGTCGCTAGTATTTTTGGCAGCATCATCGGTGTCTGCGCCATGCTGTTTACCAAAAAGTCGAAGACCGAGCCCGAAAGCGAGTCCGCAACTCAGCCCGATTCATTTGCCATACCGTTTGGACCTTTTCTGGCGACTGCCGCACTCGTTTACTTGTTGTTTGATGGCGAACGAGTGATCGCTTGGTATCTGGAGCTTCACAAGCTCTAA